A stretch of DNA from Telopea speciosissima isolate NSW1024214 ecotype Mountain lineage chromosome 5, Tspe_v1, whole genome shotgun sequence:
ttatgttattaattaatccaattgatgcatgcGCTTGTATTTGGTAAGAGGTACCAGTTTCTATTCCATTTTTTATTAGGTTTAGAACCGTGGTTCTGCAGTGCAAATTGAAAGCGAATCGAAAAAAacctacaaaataaaaatcGGATCATTTTTCTACGGTGCGATTTAGTTCAATCTCAAACGGTCGGTTCCGGTTCCATTTTGAAACCCTTACGTCCATGTCACATGGGCCTTTTGGTTCCTATAGTACAGTGAGGTGTTCAATATATAAAGTTTTCCATCTATGCTGCTTTAGTAGcacaaaagaacaaagaacattTCTAcccacaataaaaaaaaaataaaaaaaacaaaaaaaacagagcaaagaACATTATAAATGgcccttattataaataaaaaccaCATCTTGAATTAGAGGACATATTCACATAATGATAGGTTGGGCAGTATAGGTTGTGCAGGTAATCGATCGGGCCAACTCGAACTTGATATAGTGGGCAGCGTTTGGTATTCATTCTTGGATGGAACACATTCTTTGACTTCCATGTATGATCTTAAACATTTgaatccattatttatttaacgTATACTTATCATCTCATCTTCTCAATCTAGGAAGCGCCTCTTGGCGTGGTGATGACTGGCAATGCAATAGAGTTCTTACTTAAGTCCATGGGAGAGATCATTGGTTTGActcatttccccccccccccctaaaaaaaaaaaaaaccgaatgtTAGATATCAATATTCCCCCTCGTCCTGGCTGCCTGCCACCTAGGATCTGAtcaaaagaaaatgataataaaaaaatttctcaacCACAAAATTTTGTGGGTCCCATGTTTCTCATTCCTTGAGGCTTGAAGATCTCAACTCTtacgaaaaacaaaaaaacgatCTCAACTCTAAACCGTGGTTAAAGAAAACGAACTATACAAATATACTTTGAAAGTGTTTGGAAGCATATAATAGACATGTTGAAATTGGGTGCATTTGCTATGAtttcttagaatgcataccaaacacagcatacaccccacccccccccccccccaaaaaaaaaaaaaaaaaaaaaaaaaaaaaaaaaaaaaaaaaaaaaaaaaactcctctccccccccccacccccaccaccaaccccccccccccttctgatAAGTATTATCTGAATGATGGTTTCCATCCTGTTCTCTCGACTGCTTATGTATATATGAACTGGGCCTGTGTGCCGGCATCTTACTCTTACAATTATACCATGGGTTTTTTTGGCAAAATTAATTGCAGAGGATGCTTAGTGTGTGTTTTACACGTACAGTCTTAAAAATTTCCTGTTAATCACTTAATCCATAAAACGATTCTAGACCCTCTTCACCAATATAACCTATAAttaattcttctctctctctctctctctctcgttttgggGTAATTGACTCACCTTAGTTTATGAAGTTCCTTGAGTGGACTTAGGGACTCGGGTCCGAGTCCAACTGAGTCAATTGTCTAGTATTGAAAACTCGGCCAAGTTCAGAGTTGACTCATCCATGTTTAAACCTtaaaactagatctaaaacatCCAGATTCAAACAGAAGTAGGAAAAGATTAACCttctaaaaaattgaaaatctaGTAATCTGGATAAGAGGAAGAGGGATTCTCAACAAGCAAAAGATTATTAATGTTGGGTTTAAAACCATAAATACCACTTGAAGTTTTGAACTAACAAGTTTTGTTTGTAAACTTCcattatacatatatataaaacatCTACAAAGGTTACCTGCACTTggcagataaaaaaaaaaataaataaataaatgcaaGAGAAGGCTTTTGGACCACAAAAATTAAGGGATTCATTTCTCCCCTCTTTGGAGGACTTCCTAAAGTAAGGTGATTTCTCCAAATGTTTCACTAGTGGGGTTTCTCTTGTGACCATACCTCAGCTGGGAAAGAACAAACTCCATGAAATCTCCATTGCATGGAAGCATGATAGGCCTATTACATGAGAACCCAAACTTTGTTTCCGCCATTTTAAGAAGCTCTGTGAAGATGGGTTCCTCCAGGTAGTGCAGTGGAACTATAAAACGCTTGCCATCTTCAGCATAGACAGCAAAATGACCCTTATCTGCAAGCAACCTACCCACTGATCTTGAGATGAAGATCCTCTTTGTCCCCAAAACAACTAACCTAAGCCACCGTTTCATCCTCTCCATCAGCCCTACAGGTTTCATCTTAGCTGAATTGGACTATTGATGAGTGCAATGATTTGTTAAGGTTTCCATGATACATAACACATATATAAGAAAGGGGAGACAGGAAAGATGTTGGGTTTTATCTAAGTGGGAGGAAACCATATCAAATTATCAACAACTTCTGAAAGTCTTTGGGTACATGGGAAAAGAGATGGGAACCCTTTTCTGCGGCGATCGTGCTGCGCTCAACTCACAAACCGTCACGGGGATTTCATGtcgatccaatggttgatagaCGAATTCATCAGCTTCTGAATTTTAAGAGAtaagttttgaattttgaattaagcacgtctaccaaccattggatcgacATAAAACCCCGTACCGATGACCTGTGAGTTGAGCGCAACACGATGGCCACTCAACCCTATACCGACGATCCAAATCTGAAATATGTCCCATCACCCCCACAATGTATCAATTGACTACTATAGATAAGTGTCAACGTTTCCTAACCATGTATTGCTGCCTAAAAGAATACTTAGTTAATTACCCGGTCAGTGATCCAACCAAAAGGTAGGTTTACGTGCAAATCCAGAAAATATTGACAAAACTATTGGTTGAGTCAGCATAATGAGATTGTCTACTCAACAAACTTTATGTGTAAGGATACGAAGCAGATACAACTCATCGCTTAGAGCAACACATGCAGCAATAGTAGTATTGCCGCAAAAATGGACGAGGTACTGATTCAGCTAATCTCGTATATATATGGTTTCTAAAGCGATTGAGTGTTGATGTGAAACAAAGAAACAACTCTAAAATGTCAGCCGACCAACTTGACTTCTCCTAACTCTAAACCCCATCTTCTGAACATGTCTGGTAGTGGACATGCAATGCTTAAATATAATTGGGACTTATCTCctagggaaaattatctccttcagttTCCTggccggcccagttccccagttcctctaatagaggatggtggaccccattcaggtagagtgtttgggcagggataaggtggtcatttcagtccccccttgttagaggaactggggaactgagccgggcagggaactggaggtgataaagatcttGTCTCCTGGTCTATAAACCTCAACAGCTTTCATTGTTTTATTAGAACaaataccaaacaaaacacggataaaaaatgaaaaacaaagaaagatgacacagagatttaacgtaGTTCACACGCCAATATGTTGTGCTACGTTCACTGGCGAAGACGAAtatgtttcactatgtaaatcggagaaagttataatggagatctctcaagaacatcCAAAATGGTGTTACTGCTCTCTCCCAGAAATCCTAAATTAATTACCCCAAATCTCactttctttacaacaaagcgggtaaagaatataaaaacTCCACCATCGGATCGGGTCGATCCATCCAAGTCGCCACCAAAATGTCAGAGCCGATCATTCTTCGAAACAGGTACAAAAAttcgagacacacataacaGTCGTATGTTTCACTCAATCTTACCTTAAAGACACCTAAAGCACCAAATTATTCAAACTTCATAGGCATTGGGACATCAAGTGAAGCTTTTCCTTATAGGTGACAACACTCAAGTCTATAAGAGAAAACATGGCAATCACAAACTAACTAGGGGAAATGGGGCACGTAATATGCCTACACTTCGAGTAATCTATCTGTAGGAGATGAAAGAACCCATTCTTATTGACCTACCTAAAGTCTCAAAACACGCACCCATATATCTTCCTATCTTAATTTGAGGCATCAAAACAGGTGGAGActatggaaaattatcacctccagtttgctgaccggcccagttccccagttcctctaatagggggatggtggaccccacccgggcagggtgtttgggcatgggtagagaggtcatttcagcccccctttgttagaggaactggggaactgggtcggtcagcaaactggaggtgataaagatccagaGACTATGGAGGAAGGGAACATGGACCGTAGGTCACGACACTCATACTGCAATCTTACATCCTCTCCAGCCCCTGTATTTAATTGTCTTGAAGGTGCATTGCATTGCACCGCCGAAAACCAGCCCAAACTGACCTACTGCTTGAGTTTCTTGTTATTGACCAATATGGAGTCTCCTCTCACATGGAAACTTTATAGTTGGTTTTTTATTCCTATATCTAATTAATTTATGCTaggaaaaattacactgccaccccttGAGATTTGTAATAAATACACAGTGCTaccccctgtgttttcaaaatatacacccCGACCCCCAGAGTTTAATGTACTTGTTACACTTAGCCCCACTCCATTAGAGCATTCCTGTTAGTTGCTGACGTGTTGGCCATTGATGCctaaaaatgacaaatatacccttaatATGATGTGagtttaccattttgcccattgGGCAACcaaacttcacacccccttcccctgCTACTCGAATCCGACGCCAGTGTTCCACATGTCCGTGTGGAGGAGCCCGTCATTCCGGCAAGACTCGCAGAATGCGCTTAGGCCAAAATCGGAGATCTTGAGGTTGCCATTCTCATCGAGGAAATCTTATCTCTTAcctttgactctctctcttgtaagggtatttatgtaatatcccttcatatgttctaatataatcctacttgtattaatgcccaggctatgaggggcaatctagtactTAGCCCAACTgacttaaaccctagttttcctatatatactagctggaggcagtagtctgggtattccaaattagatactcagggtgtaatgctttaagcaaccttgtgcttaaaccctaaaccctaacaatcttaaagcattagattTTCGTTTTCCTGCAATCAAGGTCGGTTTTGGTTTTATAGATTCTCATTCAGCTTTGGTTTTCTCTCTGATCGATTCTAGTTAGTTGATCGATTTTTGCGATCAATCTTTTGCAATCGGTTTTGAGAGATCAACGTGCTTCGGTGATTTTTCTCCAATTGATCTTCGGTGGTTGTACTCCAATCGTCTTCGTGGTGGTATTGATCAATCTTAGAAGACAAtcggaaaaaaataaaataaaatctgcaGAATTCATTAAAAGGGTTTGCAGGTTGTCAGGGAGTTTTTACCTGAGGTGTTGTTTTCTTTGATTAAAGAATTCAATAAATGCTTACATCATCACCTTTTGGCTGATTCAAAAAGGCAAAAGGAAAATTTGCACAACGTGGTTTTCAAAGCCGTTTTCTATTCCTTTGATTTgattcttaaaaataaaaaaagaaaaaaaaagaaaagaggaaggtCAAATCACGTTGACAGAGAGGCAGTGAGCCATCTCTTCAACGAATAGTGTTGGTTtgttgaaaaacaaaaaaaaaagaaatcagaattcGTTGAAGAGAGAAAGGTCTAAGCTTTTCTTTGAAAagtcaaatttttattttttgattttgcaaaaaaagaaaaaagaaaagtagaagaagacaaaacgGAAGAGACAAAAGCTTTagcttttgatttgtttttgagaTCGGTCACAACCTATGGGCTGCGACCAGTGCCAACCATTATCGAACAGCAGTCAATGATCTATCAACGCCGCTGCGCCGCTGCACCGCCGCCATCTTTTGCTCCGTcgtctaaatccagggttctccatctcaggtgtgactgttccttgagcatttattttttatttgaattttttgcttgggcatataaacaaatcattTAACAATAGAAAAACAcgttgttccaattgagatgatcaaattggaaagttttagtggctctgagttcagttattgaaaaaggaggactcagtttggattgaagtacctcaatattttctacactgtagtaaataaattttctgattgtacggacttaactgaagcccaatagataagtgatgaggacttttataaagactacctattgaactgcctgtcagataggctggcagagacttatagtaaatatgagattgcaaaagagatttggaaaaacctagaagcccaattcaaaaaggaggaggacctatcaaaaactcacttggttgataAGTTTATGGACTTTAAGTTTCAAcaagataaggagatactttCACAAGTAAcaaactttgagaacttgagaacaaaattgaaccaagaaaacatccctgttgttgatgcattcttagtgggtgcaattatctttaagttaccctctacctggcattcctttaaaactgagatgcatagaaagaaaacacaagtggggctagaTGATCTCAAACTGTTCATTAGAATcaaagatgagaacagagccagaaataacttggagatggtgaaataACAACAGGTatctgccaatttggtttcacaacccaagaaatatcctaggccgtccaagccacctaagaaagaaccccaacattTGGAGGCCAAAAAtactaactttaaaaagaagggcaagtgccgcAACTATGGAAAGTGGgatcactatgcatctgagtgtaggggtcctaagaaagggaacactgacacaccacagaaggaagttcacatgttggtggacaagactgagcctactaactttgttgccaaggttggcaagggtaaggggttggccagtacatcttcagattggtggttagactctggagcgacttgtcatgtttgcaatagcaagaacctgctcactgatgttgttcaagtaacagagactgtcactgttgcaaatggagacgtagtagaagtgcttcaaaaagggacatcaaacctggttctttcatcaggtaaaatattaattttgaaaaatgttaaaatctttcttgattttgaaaagaatttaattttcattggaattttgtttgatgctggcatgtctattacttttagtagtagtagagtaacattgtctgttagctctttttattttggatgtgcttataatttgaatggtatgtttaggttgagtttagctaatgagacaataaaccaggttaaccataattcacttgatcccaaaatactacattgtaggttaggacatgtgaactataaaaaaatgctcaaactagctagaACTCATAATTTatcattagacacttcaattagatttaacagatgtgaagtgtgtgctcaaaccaaaataactagaaaacctttcagaccggtttctatgagcactcaacttcttgaacttgtacattctgacatttgtgactttaaaagctacacaactagaggaggacggaagtatttgataacatttatagacgatttttctaaatattatcatttatacctgttaaaatctaaagatgaagcatttgaaaatttgaaaattttcaagaataggatagaaaatcagttgaacttgaaaattaaaagttttagaagtgataggggaggagaatacaaattgacagagttcaaggaattctgtctctgcaggcataatccttgaaactactgctccttactcatctcaatcaaatggcatagctgaaaaaAAGAATAGGACGATAACAGAAATGTTAAACTCCATATTATTGACAGCTGGTAAGCCCTCTTGCTATTgaggagaagcagtgttgattgcaaatcacattctaaatagactatcacattcaaaactgacttctacatcttatgaactatggcataatcatccctataggtatgacactcttaaggtttggggctgtatagcttatgttaggatacaagaccctaggagacctaaggtgggaactagaataAACAAttgtgtatatctaggttgtgTAGAAGGCAGTGCTGCAGACtagtttttggatctatcaaccaatgtggtgatagaatctagggatgctatattctttgaggataaattccttagagataaaggcctaACCTTGCCAGGTTTGACTGAAGTGGTTACAGAATtacctttggaatctgaaccaattgtttctgacactactcccacaatgctccttgaatcaaaatctagaagagtatctactagagatcgagtacccaagaattttggtgaggattttgtgacctaccatttagaggttgatccatccacctataaggaagcgatgagatctaggaaCTCACTGGTATGGAAAGAagtcattgatgaggaaatgagctctttaatgcagaatgagacctggcagcttgttgatctgcctagaggggccaagacaatagggtataagtgggtactgaagaagaaacttaatccggatgggtctatagccaggtataaagcacgattagtagctaagggctataaacaggtgagagggatagattattttgatatctactccccggtctgtCATTTGGCAatgataaggattcttcttgccatagcatctattgagcactatgttgtgcatcaaatggatgtaaaaacaaTTTTCcataatggagacctaacagaagaaatctacatgaaccaacctgaagggtttgtcatggaaggttctgaaaaaagagtttataaattaaacaaatctctctatggtcttaaacaagcacctaaattatggcatgagaagtttgacaagacagtaaagagccttgattttcaaaccagcaattcggataagtgtctttattttttgtctgagtcaaacaaggtcacgattatttgcttgtatatAAACGACAtattgattctaggttctgatctctctgtagtgagtgacattaaagaaaccttgtccagagaattcgacatgaaagatcttggtgtggtagacaccattcttgggatgagagtaagcttcagtgagcaagggatcacccttagtcagactcattacattgagaagctactttttagttggggatacagtgattgtaaatcgattgagacaccctatgactataacaaatggttgaaacctaacacaggtgacaccgtgaatcagttagattattctaaattgattggtagtctcatgtatgcaatgagttgcactaggccagacatagcctttacggtaggcatgttGAGTCGTTTTACTAGTAATCCtagaaaagagcattgggatgtcCTATCAAGGTTGATGAGATACTTTAAGGGTACTTAAGGTTATActctatgttatactggacatcctccaactttgaaaggatattctgatgcatcttggtactcagatttgggagacagcagatctaCCAGTgattatgtatttacactaggaggagtagctgtagcatggaaatccaagagacagactagtattgctctgtcatctatggaattggaactttatgctctagtTTCTgtgggagatgaagcagagtgaaTAAaagatctgatcatggatattccattgaggagttttaagttaaactctatatctatattctgtgataatcaaacaacaaagacgattgtgaataactcactctttaatggtaagaggagacacatcaacctgaaacaggccatgctgaattatagaacagaacaagggattatcactttgattggtGTGAGATCAAAGGATAATACGGTAGAttcccttacaaagggattgaacaaagatcgaacattcaaaactacgagggagatggggttaaagaccatttagtcaagTCTTAatctaacccagtattattttgaattattcgaatctcatctagccttggtaagtaTTCGGGatagtttacatgtttcagataacttagttaggttactaagtatgggggtttgtgaaaccattccaaacttgatggtgtagcaaactttcatgtgaagtctccttactttgttattccacaaaggaatatgaaaaatgtctgatatgtttcaatgatattatgctagtctttatgtcaatccaaatttgatgacacatctttcatagtatggtgtaccattccaaatttgatgatacaataTAAATTTATGACTAATATGACGaatacagtattccaaatggaaacatggtatggtccttatgatagaaaCTATATAGGAttgagttcttgtaaagaaacttgatgatgatgcttattgttttttgatttaccttcagccatatatgaaatgtactaagttcttattgttgaactagatactattgtgcaaatgattgaattcatattattttatgaaattcatatttaacaaattacagagaatggtgAAGTTGGaagagaacggttgaatctggatctcgatgaggatgacttacttgatgagtaaagtcacatggattgcaaggacttttcttttgattatttcttttggtttagccacttgcatgtgaaacttcggatttattgttagGTTTAGTTTTTtatctaaaaccctaattttatttcttgaagtttacttgttgcttatttgatttattggattattgatattcaatttatattgattcaattactgattgaacaatggtttctatacatgtgtggtggatatatgtagaacataggaggagattgtaaggatatttatgtaatatcccttcatatgttctaatataatcctacttgtattaatgcccaggctatgaggggcaatctagtaattagtctaacagacctaaaccctagtttccctatatatactagctgggggtagcagtctgggtatttcaaactagatactcagggtgtaatgctttaagcaaccttgtgcttaaaccctaaaccctaacatctCTCTCATTTCTCTCACCCTCAGGTTCTCTTTCATTATCTCTCAGTTTCGATTCTCACCTCTCTAGTCCTATTCTTAATCCTTCTGATTAAGGAAAGAAGAGGGTCAGTTACTTATCTGCTGGTCTAGAACTCAATATCAAGTTCTCTTCCATCAGATTGATGGCTGATCAGAAGTGGGCATACACAGTGAAGATCCAGAGAAAAAATTGGACAATATTTAGATAAAGGAACCAACACACTGTTTAAGGTCAATAATGTCCCAAAGAAGATCAATTGGATAGAAAGAACTAATCTGGACTTTCAACACTGAGACAGAACGGGAATCGGCTTCTAACGTGTATGATTGAAGAATTAACATTGCTTTTTTAACCATATGTTCCC
This window harbors:
- the LOC122662876 gene encoding auxin-responsive protein SAUR36-like, yielding MKPVGLMERMKRWLRLVVLGTKRIFISRSVGRLLADKGHFAVYAEDGKRFIVPLHYLEEPIFTELLKMAETKFGFSCNRPIMLPCNGDFMEFVLSQLRYGHKRNPTSETFGEITLL